The Dioscorea cayenensis subsp. rotundata cultivar TDr96_F1 chromosome 19, TDr96_F1_v2_PseudoChromosome.rev07_lg8_w22 25.fasta, whole genome shotgun sequence genome includes a window with the following:
- the LOC120284015 gene encoding uncharacterized protein LOC120284015 yields MVTIDKRRRMSSKWVDDIVPSVNKYIRNLSRRLAAYEVQRCSDSKAEDFYKGQRCEVLLTNGICNCRKWQVFGIPCVHAMAFIFSIRGAKWEEYVDLYFSVEKTRVTYNLEIAPIPDINQWTSNGQLDGLLPSLSRRPSGRLKKNRIRATDEIKSGRHKCARCGGFGHQARTCLATNIGAL; encoded by the exons ATGGTGACCAtagataaaagaagaagaatgtcATCAAAATGGGTGGATGATATTGTGCCATCTGTGAACAAATATATAAGGAACCTATCTAGAAGATTGGCAGCATATGAGGTACAACGTTGTAGTGATTCAAAGGCTGAGGACTTTTATAAAGGACAGAGGTGTGAGGTTCTGTTGACTAATGGAATATGCAATTGTAGAAAGTGGCAAGTCTTTGGAATACCTTGTGTACATGCTATGGCATTCATCTTCTCTATCAGAGGTGCAAAATGGGAAGAAtatgttgatttatatttttcagtaGAGAAAACTAGGGTTACCTACAACTTGGAGATTGCTCCTATACCTGACATTAACCAATGGACTTCTAATGGTCAATTGGATGGTTTACTTCCTTCATTGTCAAGGAGACCATCTGGAAGACTgaagaaaaataggataaggGCTACAGATGAGATAAAGTCAGGCAGACATAAATGTGCTAGGTGTGGTGGATTTGGTCATCAAGCAAGAACTT GTTTGGCGACAAATATTGGAGCTTTATGA